From the genome of Desulfovibrio inopinatus DSM 10711, one region includes:
- a CDS encoding IS5 family transposase, giving the protein ADCSKALSLIQGINALFLIADKGYDTQKIVDEALRRNMTPVIPPRRNRKEQRKYDKYIYKLRHLVENAFLYIKQWRGIATRYAKMTTSFLAAVQIRCLFWWLTIS; this is encoded by the coding sequence AAGCTGATTGCTCAAAAGCTCTCTCGCTCATTCAAGGAATAAACGCTTTATTTCTTATTGCGGACAAGGGATACGACACGCAAAAAATTGTTGATGAAGCATTAAGAAGAAATATGACACCTGTTATTCCTCCGAGGAGAAACCGTAAAGAACAGCGAAAGTATGATAAGTATATTTATAAGTTACGTCATCTTGTTGAAAACGCATTTTTATACATCAAGCAATGGAGAGGGATAGCTACACGTTACGCAAAAATGACAACTTCATTTCTCGCGGCTGTTCAGATTCGCTGTCTCTTTTGGTGGCTAACAATCTCGTGA
- a CDS encoding IS1595 family transposase, whose product MALGVQGSKAKKRGLSKEQIPVLVVEDGRGNHFDQVLESVDQSTIGVILPQLLSDESLLCTDGAHVYSSVAKDYKIPHESVRFAKHGYVKERVFHVQHVNTYDSRLKTWMTRFKGVATKLTQLPWLGDECLSELETSCLQSGSSQWLWGKFNTNRGQILVKIHC is encoded by the coding sequence TTGGCGCTAGGGGTTCAAGGCAGCAAAGCCAAAAAACGTGGACTCTCCAAAGAGCAAATTCCTGTCCTGGTCGTCGAGGACGGACGCGGAAACCACTTTGATCAAGTGCTTGAAAGCGTAGACCAATCTACCATTGGCGTCATTTTGCCGCAGCTGCTTTCCGATGAAAGCCTGCTATGCACAGATGGTGCTCATGTCTACAGTTCGGTCGCGAAAGATTACAAAATTCCGCATGAGTCAGTGCGTTTCGCCAAGCACGGCTATGTCAAAGAGCGGGTTTTTCATGTCCAGCATGTCAACACCTACGACAGCCGACTCAAGACCTGGATGACACGATTTAAGGGCGTTGCAACCAAACTTACCCAACTACCTTGGCTTGGAGACGAATGCTTGAGCGAATTGGAGACCAGTTGTCTCCAATCCGGATCTTCACAATGGCTCTGGGGTAAATTCAACACAAATAGGGGACAGATCCTTGTCAAAATACATTGTTGA